One stretch of Streptomyces peucetius DNA includes these proteins:
- a CDS encoding phospho-sugar mutase, whose product MHQDLIARAKAWLAEDPDSETRDELGKLIDAQDLDALADRFSGTLQFGTAGLRGELGAGPMRMNRAVVIRAAAGLAAHLKAKGQSGGLVVVGYDARYKSEDFARDTAAVMVAAGLRAAVLPRPLPTPVLAFAIRQLGAVAGVEVTASHNPPRDNGYKVYLGDGSQIVPPADAEIAAEIDAIRSLEDVPRADEGWQTLGDEVVDAYLARTDAVLTAGSPRTARIVYTAMHGVGKEVLTAAFHRAGFPPPALVAEQADPDPAFPTVAFPNPEEPGAMDLAFEAARAVAPDVVIANDPDADRCAVAVPDDTTDAGWRMLRGDEVGALLAEHLVHKGATGVFAESIVSSSLLGRIADAAGLGHEETLTGFKWIARVDGLRYGYEEALGYCVDPEGVRDKDGITAALLVAELVSELKEQGRTLSDLLDDLAVAHGLHATDQLSVRVEDLSVIANAMRALREQPPTELAGLRVTTAEDLTLGTDRLPPTDGLRYYLEGEFKARVIVRPSGTEPKLKCYLEVVVPVADASGLVSARERAAAVLAAVKRDLAAAAGI is encoded by the coding sequence GTGCACCAGGACCTCATCGCTCGGGCCAAGGCATGGCTCGCGGAGGACCCCGACAGTGAGACCCGGGACGAACTCGGCAAGCTCATCGACGCGCAGGACCTCGACGCGCTGGCCGACCGGTTCAGCGGCACGCTCCAGTTCGGCACCGCCGGGCTGCGCGGCGAGCTCGGGGCCGGGCCGATGCGGATGAACCGGGCCGTCGTGATCCGTGCGGCCGCCGGGCTCGCGGCCCATCTGAAGGCCAAGGGGCAGAGCGGCGGGCTCGTCGTCGTCGGGTACGACGCCCGCTACAAGTCCGAGGACTTCGCCCGCGACACCGCCGCCGTCATGGTCGCCGCCGGCCTGCGCGCCGCCGTGCTGCCGCGGCCGCTGCCCACGCCCGTACTGGCCTTCGCCATAAGGCAGCTGGGGGCCGTGGCCGGTGTCGAGGTGACCGCGAGCCACAACCCGCCGCGCGACAACGGCTACAAGGTCTATCTGGGCGACGGTTCGCAGATCGTGCCGCCGGCCGACGCGGAGATCGCCGCCGAGATCGACGCGATCCGCAGCCTCGAGGACGTCCCGCGCGCCGACGAGGGCTGGCAGACCCTCGGCGACGAGGTGGTCGACGCGTACCTGGCCCGGACGGACGCCGTACTGACCGCCGGGTCGCCCCGTACCGCCCGCATCGTCTACACGGCCATGCACGGCGTCGGCAAGGAAGTCCTGACGGCCGCCTTCCACCGGGCGGGCTTCCCGCCGCCGGCCCTGGTCGCCGAACAGGCCGACCCCGACCCCGCGTTCCCCACGGTGGCCTTCCCCAACCCGGAGGAGCCCGGGGCGATGGACCTGGCGTTCGAGGCGGCCCGTGCCGTGGCCCCGGACGTGGTCATCGCCAACGACCCGGACGCCGACCGCTGCGCCGTCGCCGTCCCCGACGACACGACGGACGCGGGCTGGCGGATGCTCCGCGGCGACGAGGTCGGAGCGCTGCTCGCCGAGCACCTGGTCCACAAGGGCGCCACCGGCGTCTTCGCCGAGTCGATCGTGTCCTCGTCCCTCCTGGGCCGGATCGCCGACGCGGCGGGCCTGGGACACGAGGAGACCCTCACCGGTTTCAAGTGGATCGCCCGCGTCGACGGCCTGCGCTACGGCTACGAGGAGGCGCTCGGCTACTGCGTCGACCCCGAAGGCGTGCGCGACAAGGACGGCATCACGGCCGCACTGCTCGTCGCCGAGCTGGTCTCCGAGCTCAAGGAACAGGGCCGTACGCTCAGCGATCTCCTCGACGACCTCGCCGTCGCGCACGGGCTGCACGCGACCGACCAGCTGTCCGTACGGGTCGAGGACCTGAGCGTCATCGCGAACGCGATGCGGGCGCTGCGCGAGCAGCCGCCGACGGAGCTGGCCGGGCTGCGGGTGACCACCGCCGAGGACCTGACCCTGGGGACGGACAGGCTCCCGCCGACCGACGGTCTGCGGTACTACCTCGAGGGTGAGTTCAAGGCCCGTGTGATCGTGCGCCCGAGCGGTACGGAGCCGAAGCTGAAGTGCTACCTGGAGGTCGTGGTGCCGGTCGCCGACGCGAGCGGTCTGGTCTCCGCGCGGGAACGGGCGGCAGCGGTACTGGCGGCCGTCAAGCGCGACCTGGCCGCCGCGGCGGGCATCTGA